From the genome of Treponema denticola:
GAGGCCTTAAAAAAGAAACTTGCCGATGTAAATTTAAACCGCACAAGCTCGGTTGACGGTGTTTCCGTATTGGCCAATATCTTGCGTAAACTGGATTATGAGACCGGCTCAAGTATTTTGGATTCTCTTGATCTTGAAGATGAAAATTTAACCGAAACTATAAAACGAAAACTTGTTACCCTTGATGATATTATAAATATGAATCCAAAGCACATTCAATATCTAATCTCTCCTATGACCGATAAAGAATTGGCTCTTTTGATACATAATCAAAGCGAAGAATTTAGAAAGGTAATCTTGGCGAATATGTCTAAAAGCCGTGCTGCCTTGGTTCTCGATGAAGAACAGTATATGGGACCTGTTCTAAAGCGTGATCTAAATAATACCGTTGAGCACTTTTTAGCCCGAGTGAAAAATGAAGCAGAGCGGGGAAGAGTTATTATAGTAAAAGATGAAGACGATAAGTTTGTGTATTAGGTATCTAAAAATTCCGGACTTGCCGGTTCTGTATTTTTATGCTATAATTAGTTTATGCAAACAGAAAATACGGCTTATTTAAGTAATGAAGACTCTTATACAATATTCTCTTTTGGTGATAAACGATTAAAGTTTATAGCACCTTATTCATTGGAGAGATATGGAGATGTTGTTAGTTGGGATAAGGGCTATCTTGTCGTTTCTGCTAAATATGCTCATAATTCTGAGTTTGAAGAAGAATATATTGATTTAATTCCTATATTAGAAAATCTGTATATTGATACCGAAAAATTTTTATCATCAATTCAAAAGGTGGAGGTAAGATATGCCTGATTTATATAAGATTGCCGATGAAGCCGATGTAATTGCTAATGGTTTTGCTTTTAAAAAGATTCCTGAAGGAATACGAGTTTTTAATTTAAATAACGGGTATGGTGCAGCAGTCTTTAAACAAGACGGAACATTAATTGAAACTAATATGGACGATATTGAAATAATTGTTTCAAAAAAATATTTAAAAAGTTGTTTAAAATATATGGAAGATTAAGATGCCTAAATATTTTTCTTTTAAAGTTGCAGGATATTATTTATATTTTACTTCTAAATGTATTATTGAGGCCTTTCATGTTCATGCAAGTGATTCAAAATTGACGGAAAAAAGTTCGGCTAAATTTTTTGTTAAAAGTGACGGCGAGACAATAATTCAGAATCGAGGAGTCCTCAATGATAAAGACCTAAGAAAAATACAGGGTTTTATCAAAGAGCGGTATATTGAAATGTATGAAAAATGGTGTGAGTATAGCCATGAGAGTTTTTACACGGGAAAATAGGTTTTAATAAAATTATACTTCTATGATTTTTCCCCCGATTGAATAAAATAAAAATTTATGTAAAATAATGGATGGAGAAAATTATGATAACCGGAAAACGTTTTAAATTTATTCTATTAACTTTTATTTTTGCTGCAGGTCTTTTTTTTACGCAGGCCGGTGTTCTTTTTGCACAAGATAAACCTGATGCTCTAAAGCTTTACAGGCAGGGCCGCAGCCTTGATTCCATAGGAAGGCGTGAAGATGCCGGAACCGCTTATCTATCCGCTATAGAAATTTGCCGTAACGAATTAAAGGTAAATTCTAAGAATATGGATTCTTATGCCGTATATACATGGTGCCTTTTTCGATTGGGCCGATACAAGGACACCGAACTGGTATGTAGTGATGCCTTAAAGATCGGGAAGGATGCAAGAATTATCGAAACCTTGGCAGAGGCTCAGTTTTTCCTAGGGAATTATAAAGACGCGTTGCGGAATATGGAAATGTATATCGAGATGGCTCCCAACGGCGAGCGTATAAGCGTTGCTCACTTTTTTGTCGGAGAGATTTACCGAAATACAAAAAAATATCACAAAGCCGATATTGCTTATTCCATTTCAGTGCACTTGGAGCCTTCCAATTCTCTTTGGTGGTATAGGCTTGGAATTGTCCGTGAAGCGGCCGGAGAAAAAGAAGGTGCGATTGCAGCCTATCAAACGGCAGTAAAACTCCGCCCCGAGTTTAAGGAAGCAGCCGAAGCCCTCAAACGGGTAAAGATTTAAATGCCTCAGCCTCTAATAGATTCCTTACAAAATTCTATCCGCTCATGGAAGGACATGAAAGATGCCTTCGATGAGATAGATGAAAATTCTTATCCCTACAACATTACAGGAATTTCCGGAGGCCTTTTTGGATTTTTTTTAACGGAATATTTGTATACGACCCGTAAACCTGTCCTCGTGGTAGTTCCGACAGAAAAGGAAGCGGAGGCCGTAAGAGCCGACTTGGATTTTTCCGGAATAGAAAATTTTGTGTTGCCTTGGTGGGGCTCTCTTGCCTATAGACCTATTTCGCCTACAGCTCCCGTCTTTTCCGAACGAGCCGAAGTGCTGATCCGCCTGCTTGAATCCGGGAATGAATCCTATACAAAAAACAAACCTCCGGTTTTTATTACCTGCCAGCGTTCCTTTTTAACTCCGGTTCCTCCGGCCGATTATTTAAAACAAAATAATGTAGAAATTACGGCAGGTTCAAGCCTTGATATTTTAAGCCTTGCGGAGCTTTTAAGCCTTTGGGGTTACATAAGAGTTCCGCGTGTAAGCGTGAGAGGTGAGTTTGCCTTGCGGGGAGAGGTCTTGGATATCTGCCTTGCTTCCAATTCGGGTTCGGAAAAAACGGCTTACCGAATCCAATTTGATTTTGATAAGGTAGAAAAAATAAAGAGCTTTGATATAGCAAGCCAAGGTTCTTTAGAGGAATATAAAAAAATTAACTTCTATCCCGTAAAGGAAGTAATTTGGAATGATGAGCGTATTGACTGCTTGGAAAAAAATTTAAAAACCTATTCGGAATTTTCTGAAAGTATTTTAAAAATTATTGATGCCTTAAAAGAATATAAAACATTTGAAGGAGAAGAAATTTTTTATCCTCTTGCGTTTCAAAAATCTTCTTCCGTTTTAGAATATGCGAAATTAAATAAGATTCCTGTTTTTTATTCGGACTATGACAGACAAAAAAATTCTTCGGAAATTTTACTTAGAGAATATATGGGGCTTTATAAAAAAACCAAAACTCAATTTGATGAAAACGAAAAACGAAAAGCCCTTATTTCTGAATATCCCGAACCTCAACGCATCTTACTTCAATTTGAAAGCAATGTACAAAAATATAATAAGTCTATTTATTTTAGAACTTTAGCCGAACAAGAAGATAAAAATAAAACTCTTAAATTTAAAACCGATCCTCCCCGCAGTTTTTTCGGGAACATAGTTTATTTACGCGAAGAATTAAATAATCTTTTAAATGATGATTGGTCTATCTTCGTATTTGCTGAAAGCAATAATCAAGCCCTCCGTATCGAAGAAATTCTGCACGAAGACAGAATAAAAATTTTACCTTATAACCTTTCAGGCGGCTTCGGTATTCCTGATCTAAAAATTTTGGTAATCCACGAAAACGAGATTTTCGGCCGCCGCCGAAGAATTCCAAAATCTGTAAAGACTGCAAAGAGTTCGGTTATCGATACATTTATCGAATTAAATCCGGGAGACTATGTTGTTCATGTAAATTACGGCATAGGAAAATTCCGCGGTATCGAACGCGTTAAAATTTTAGATACGGAAAGGGATTATATAAATCTTTTATATGCAAATGATGAAACCGTTTTTATTCCGATTGAGCAGGCCGACCTTGTTCAGCGTTATATAGGAAACGAAGGAGAGGCTCCTCATCTCGATATCCTCGGCTCAAAGTCTTGGGAGAACAGAAAGAACAAGGTAAAAAAATCGGTTGAAGATATAGCCGCAAAACTCATCGACCTTTATTCTAAAAGAAAGGCGAGTATGGGCTTTGCTTTTCAAAAAGATGATGAATGGCAGACAGCTTTTGAAGCGGCTTTTCCTTATGAAGAAACCGATGACCAGCTTACCTGTATCGCCGAGGTAAAAGAGGACATGGAAAAACCTGTTCCCATGGATAGGCTTATCTGCGGAGATGTAGGTTACGGTAAAACCGAAGTTGCAATGCGGGCTGCCTTTAAGGCCGTTATGAGCGGTAAGCAGGTTGCCTTTTTGTCGCCTACAACTATTTTGACCGAACAGCATTTTGAAACCTTAGACAAGAGGTTTAAAAACTTCCCCGTAAAGTTAGCCCGCCTTTCCCGCTTTGTTCCAAAGGGCGAACAAAAAAAAGTTTTGGAAAAATTAAAAAAAGGCGAAGTGGATATTTTAATCGGAACTCACCGCATAATTCAAAAAGATGTTGTCTTTAAGGATTTGGGTTTGATGATTGTCGATGAAGAACAACGCTTCGGTGTTAAGGATAAGGAAAGATTAAAACAGATGAAGCACAATGTGGACTGTCTTTCCCTTTCTGCAACTCCCATTCCGCGAACCCTTCACATGTCGCTTTTAAAAATAAGGGACATGAGCGTAATTGCAACTCCTCCTCAAAACAGAAAACCTGTCGA
Proteins encoded in this window:
- a CDS encoding DUF7724 family protein, translated to MQTENTAYLSNEDSYTIFSFGDKRLKFIAPYSLERYGDVVSWDKGYLVVSAKYAHNSEFEEEYIDLIPILENLYIDTEKFLSSIQKVEVRYA
- a CDS encoding DUF7723 family protein, whose amino-acid sequence is MPDLYKIADEADVIANGFAFKKIPEGIRVFNLNNGYGAAVFKQDGTLIETNMDDIEIIVSKKYLKSCLKYMED
- a CDS encoding DUF4160 domain-containing protein; translation: MPKYFSFKVAGYYLYFTSKCIIEAFHVHASDSKLTEKSSAKFFVKSDGETIIQNRGVLNDKDLRKIQGFIKERYIEMYEKWCEYSHESFYTGK
- a CDS encoding tetratricopeptide repeat protein, yielding MITGKRFKFILLTFIFAAGLFFTQAGVLFAQDKPDALKLYRQGRSLDSIGRREDAGTAYLSAIEICRNELKVNSKNMDSYAVYTWCLFRLGRYKDTELVCSDALKIGKDARIIETLAEAQFFLGNYKDALRNMEMYIEMAPNGERISVAHFFVGEIYRNTKKYHKADIAYSISVHLEPSNSLWWYRLGIVREAAGEKEGAIAAYQTAVKLRPEFKEAAEALKRVKI
- the mfd gene encoding transcription-repair coupling factor; translated protein: MPQPLIDSLQNSIRSWKDMKDAFDEIDENSYPYNITGISGGLFGFFLTEYLYTTRKPVLVVVPTEKEAEAVRADLDFSGIENFVLPWWGSLAYRPISPTAPVFSERAEVLIRLLESGNESYTKNKPPVFITCQRSFLTPVPPADYLKQNNVEITAGSSLDILSLAELLSLWGYIRVPRVSVRGEFALRGEVLDICLASNSGSEKTAYRIQFDFDKVEKIKSFDIASQGSLEEYKKINFYPVKEVIWNDERIDCLEKNLKTYSEFSESILKIIDALKEYKTFEGEEIFYPLAFQKSSSVLEYAKLNKIPVFYSDYDRQKNSSEILLREYMGLYKKTKTQFDENEKRKALISEYPEPQRILLQFESNVQKYNKSIYFRTLAEQEDKNKTLKFKTDPPRSFFGNIVYLREELNNLLNDDWSIFVFAESNNQALRIEEILHEDRIKILPYNLSGGFGIPDLKILVIHENEIFGRRRRIPKSVKTAKSSVIDTFIELNPGDYVVHVNYGIGKFRGIERVKILDTERDYINLLYANDETVFIPIEQADLVQRYIGNEGEAPHLDILGSKSWENRKNKVKKSVEDIAAKLIDLYSKRKASMGFAFQKDDEWQTAFEAAFPYEETDDQLTCIAEVKEDMEKPVPMDRLICGDVGYGKTEVAMRAAFKAVMSGKQVAFLSPTTILTEQHFETLDKRFKNFPVKLARLSRFVPKGEQKKVLEKLKKGEVDILIGTHRIIQKDVVFKDLGLMIVDEEQRFGVKDKERLKQMKHNVDCLSLSATPIPRTLHMSLLKIRDMSVIATPPQNRKPVETVIAEFNAEKVAEVIRRESERGGQVFYLHNRVESLDETLFMLQSLLPEIMIETAHGQMSPNQLEEIFERFSLGGFQVLIATTIIENGIDIPNANTIIIDRADMYGVSQLYQLRGRVGRSDKKAYAYLLYPDDKALSEIAMKRLQVISDFTELGSGFKIAMKDMEIRGAGNLLGREQSGDIYSVGFDLYLRLLDEAVQKLQNQDYEPVQESVIELEYSGFIPDSYISSPETKMEVYKKIAAVKVQGDLDRVYSEILDRFGPAPSEVESLLALSEIKIICNHLSIASLKERKAAVRIEFARVSKISVDKLLRMIKESAGRVSLDPKAPNVLILQTGKIGLKEKSEFIREKLGNLM